One window of Trichomycterus rosablanca isolate fTriRos1 chromosome 2, fTriRos1.hap1, whole genome shotgun sequence genomic DNA carries:
- the matn1 gene encoding cartilage matrix protein produces MALLGFVVLLCIFGAQATVDLRHAAAMAAGLCKTKPTDLVFIIDSSRSVRPSEFEQVKVFLNKVIDGLDVGPDATRVGVVNYASKVKNEVSLKSYKAKAALVKAVSKIEPLSTGTMTGLAIQFALNVAFSEAEGARTKSPDISKVAIIVTDGRPQDNVREIAAKARESGIEIFAIGVGRVDMNTLKQMASQPLEEHTDYVESYGFIEKLTKKFQEAFCVTDLCASGDHDCEQICISVPGSFKCACKEGQTLKEDGRTCSACSDAVTDVVFLIDGSKSVRPENFELVKKWINQIVEKLDVSEKNAHVGLVQYSSTVKQEFPLGRYNSKKDVKEAVKKMAYMERGTMTGQAIRFLVDNSFSISQGARPGVTKVGIVFTDGRSQDYIGDAAKKAKEHGFKMYAVGVGNAVEDELKEIASEPVAEHYFYTADFKAINQIAKELHINTCSVEDPCECNSVTKFQKKVEAALQAITKKLENVTKRLLVLENKIV; encoded by the exons ATGGCGTTGCTAGGGTTTGTGGTGCTGCTGTGCATCTTTGGAGCACAAGCCACGGTGGACCTTCGCCATGCAGCTGCCATGG CTGCAGGATTGTGCAAGACCAAGCCTACCGATCTGGTGTTCATCATCGACAGTTCTCGGAGCGTGAGGCCCTCTGAGTTTGAGCAGGTCAAGGTGTTCCTTAACAAGGTGATAGATGGTCTAGATGTGGGGCCTGATGCCACACGTGTTGGTGTTGTAAATTATGCCAGTAAGGTGAAGAATGAGGTTTCACTCAAGTCCTACAAGGCAAAGGCTGCACTGGTCAAAGCAGTGTCAAAGATTGAGCCACTCTCGACTGGCACCATGACTGGCCTGGCTATTCAGTTTGCCCTGAATGTGGCCTTCAGTGAGGCTGAGGGTGCTCGCACCAAATCTCCTGATATAAGCAAG GTAGCAATCATTGTGACAGATGGACGACCACAGGACAATGTGCGTGAAATTGCGGCAAAAGCTAGAGAGTCAGGCATTGAGATATTTGCCATTGGTGTAGGTCGAGTGGACATGAATACTCTAAAGCAAATGGCTAGTCAGCCTCTGGAGGAGCACACTGACTATGTGGAGAGCTATGGCTTCATTGAGAAGCTCACCAAGAAGTTTCAGGAGGCCTTTTGTG TGACTGACCTGTGTGCATCAGGTGATCATGACTGTGAGCAAATTTGTATCAGTGTACCTGGATCATTTAAGTGTGCCTGTAAAGAGGGTCAGACACTCAAGGAAGATGGTCGTACCTGCAGTG CCTGCAGTGATGCTGTGACTGATGTGGTCTTCCTGATTGATGGCTCCAAGAGCGTAAGGCCTGAGAACTTTGAGCTGGTGAAGAAGTGGATCAACCAGATTGTGGAAAAGCTGGACGTGTCTGAAAAGAATGCCCATGTGGGTCTGGTGCAATACTCCAGCACCGTCAAGCAGGAGTTCCCTCTGGGACGTTACAACAGCAAAAAGGATGTAAAGGAAGCTGTGAAGAAGATGGCCTACATGGAACGTGGAACAATGACTGGCCAGGCTATTCGCTTCCTGGTTGACAACAGCTTTAGTATCAGCCAGGGTGCCAGGCCAGGAGTGACCAAGGTGGGCATTGTCTTCACAGATGGCAGGTCACAGGATTACATTGGAGATGCTGCAAAGAAGGCTAAAGAGCatg GCTTCAAGATGTACGCTGTAGGAGTAGGCAACGCCGTTGAAGATGAGTTGAAAGAGATCGCATCTGAGCCAGTTGCAGAGCATTACTTCTACACTGCTGACTTCAAAGCCATAAACCAAATAGCCAAAGAGCTACACATCAATACTTGCTCAG TGGAGGATCCCTGTGAATGTAATTCAGTCACAAAGTTCCAGAAGAAAGTGGAGGCTGCACTACAGGCAATAACAAAGAAAT TGGAAAATGTGACAAAGAGGCTTCTTGTTTTGGAGAACAAGATTGTGTGA
- the LOC134301337 gene encoding homeobox protein NOBOX-like, which produces MAEDFLFASDYDGSYPLCKEEVDRPYLSLGIFEQQRNEQNRKKAELKRDGNESDSIAKKIKEAEETRKEISNLQQRCIETHDHKYDHGKREVLEMDKSKVELTKVQQEKSNEHEVGCDMVPPPQKKSMLQLDSSSPLNLMMMCEESVERSLSEELMLQAAVTMTVPAAPNLGNRSFSSSPFAEPKTFVPPGQLEVTLKHVCTTRRYTRFTSRPTPLLPLPSVHPETSLQPLPSVSNTSILPPGPKKKTRTSYSTDQLEELERVFQDDHYPDADKRKEIAISVGVTPQRVMVWFQNRRAKWRKTSKAAAKKVSVSRVQAPAPARVQVPVNRPALFKGPVIAPLPPQTGNKLPPHSTLLTSCTSPPGCVDVATTCVSQAGLGDFMPPIMQSPPPLRRASLPFFAAYNPPNYALSVLLDTPEHSEPQPFSMHTDTGFNYDLMGPSSKYEAGNGTQPYFLTTYPQQSSLLPQQSNALLSSQSNNVLSQQPNALLPQYSRMSYLTPSPYLTPNPSEGTTSSGLPLNPSTNSSLLACSNGGHSYFHSQNGSQILLQHGVQAMQAYSWAGDIYSHSTQVPHSLLKPQFTSERESHYPPLVPSQPYITPQRATSLTKSATPDPMLPSVKTELEETGHSQPARVSEPETIFHCDFSPIHF; this is translated from the exons ATGGCCGAAGACTTCCTCTTTGCTAGTGATTACG atGGCTCATATCCCTTATGCAAGGAAGAAGTGGATAGGCCTTATCTATCACTTGGAATCTTTGAGCAACAGAGAAATgagcaaaacagaaaaaaagccGAACTGAAAAGAGATGGGAATGAAAGTGATTCTAtagctaaaaaaataaaagaagctgaagaaacaagaaaagaaataaGCAATTTACAACAAAGATGTATTGAGACACATGATCACAAGTATGATCATGGGAAACGTGAGGTGTTGGAAATGGATAAAAGTAAGGTAGAACTGACTAAGGTGCAACAAGAAAAGAGTAATGAGCATGAAGTAGGGTGTGATATGGTCCCTCCCCCTCAGAAAAAGAGCATGCTACAGCTCGACAGCAGTTCTCCACTAAACCTGATGATGATGTGTGAGGAGTCTGTTGAGAGATCTTTAAGTGAAGAGCTCATGCT CCAAGCTGCAGTAACCATGACTGTTCCAGCTGCTCCAAATCTGGGCAATCGATCGTTTAGCAGCAGCCCATTTGCAGAACCTAAAACATTTGTTCCTCCTGGGCAGCTGGAGGTGACATTAAAGCATGTATGCACAACTCGTCGTTACACTCGCTTCACCAGCAGACCTACACCGCTGCTGCCATTACCATCAGTTCACCCAGAAACAAGCTTGCAGCCCTTACCAAGCGTCAGCAATACCTCTATACTGCCACCTGGCCCCAAGAAAAAAACACGCACCTCCTACAGCACTG ATCAGTTGGAGGAGTTGGAAAGGGTGTTTCAAGATGATCACTACCCAGATGCAGACAAGCGGAAAGAAATTGCAATTTCAGTTGGTGTCACACCTCAAAGGGTCATG GTGTGGTTTCAGAATCGTCGAGCCAAATGGCGCAAGACGTCCAAAGCGGCAGCAAAAAAGGTTTCAGTGAGCCGAGTCCAGGCTCCTGCTCCAGCCCGTGTTCAGGTTCCTGTAAACAG GCCTGCTCTTTTCAAAGGTCCTGTAATTGCACCTCTGCCTCCTCAAACCGGCAACAAACTCCCACCTCATAGCACCCTCCTCACCAGCTGCACAAGCCCACCAG GCTGTGTGGATGTGGCCACGACTTGCGTCTCCCAGGCTGGTTTAGGTGACTTCATGCCCCCCATTATGCAGAGTCCCCCACCTCTTCGCCGAGCCTCGTTGCCCTTCTTTGCTGCATACAACCCCCCCAACTACGCTCTGTCTGTGTTGCTGGACACACCGGAACATAGTGAACCTCAGCCTTTCAGCatgcacacagacactgg GTTTAACTACGATCTTATGGGCCCTTCATCTAAATATGAGGCTGGAAATGGCACTCAGCCCTACTTTCTCACTACATACCCCCAACAGTCCAGTTTACTTCCCCAGCAATCTAACGCTCTCCTTTCTTCACAAAGCAATAATGTACTCTCACAGCAGCCAAACGCGCTACTGCCACAGTATTCGCGTATGTCATACCTCACCCCATCACCTTACCTGACCCCCAACCCTAGTGAAGGAACCACCAGCTCTGGCCTGCCACTGAACCCCAGCACCAACAGCAGTCTACTGGCCTGTTCTAATGGAGGACATTCCTATTTTCATAGCCAAAATGGCAGTCAGATACTACTGCAACATGGAGTGCAAG CTATGCAGGCGTACTCATGGGCTGGTGATATCTACAGTCATTCGACTCAGGTTCCACACTCACTCTTAAAGCCCCAGTTCACATCTGAGAGAGAGAGCCACTATCCTCCACTGGTTCCATCCCAGCCCTACATCACACCACAGAGGGCAACCAGCCTGACCAAATCTGCCACCCCTGACCCCATGCTACCTAGTGTGAAAACGGAGTTAGAGGAAACTGGGCACAGCCAACCAGCCAGAGTATCTGAGCCAGAGACCATTTTCCACTGTGATTTCTCACCCATTCACTTCTGA
- the LOC134307913 gene encoding mtp family protein produces the protein MLCVSEKAKKQEREKMSGTQSLCCHVHTATRVSAILYLVFNLLVAVDWTVGIIKGKDPITVSYTEMKHTQGNCMFDISTNYVSLVLMSFSTVLVLLSRRKGPICVVPFVLFMFIEVALGLLSLFDSRIGLPGFPTYLDALRLASNLKGGAKLEGLELNRVTMIYGVFFVMNILLKVYMLQVSIRSLYLLKEERKPARTKEDSAVMVKLPSYDEAVKMKAKAMPPTYQEP, from the exons ATGCTTTGTGTGAGTGAGAAGGCGAAAAAGCAAGAAAGAGAAAAGATGTCTGGAACTCAGTCACTCTGCTGCCATGTCCACACAGCCACCCGGGTCTCGGCTATCCTCTATTTG GTGTTTAATCTGCTGGTGGCTGTGGATTGGACTGTTGGAATAATCAAAGGAAAAGATCCAATCACTGTCTCATATACTGAAATGAAACATACCCAGGGCAACTGCATGT TTGACATAAGCACAAACTATGTCTCTTTGGTACTGATGTCATTCTCCACTGTGCTGGTCCTGTTGTCTCGTCGTAAG GGGCCAATATGTGTTGTGCCATTTGTGCTGTTCATGTTTATTGAAGTGGCTCTGGGTCTTCTTTCCCTGTTTGATTCTCGGATTGGACTGCCTGGATTTCCCACATATCTAGATGCACTGCGGCTTGCT TCAAACCTAAAAGGCGGTGCCAAGTTGGAGGGGTTGGAGTTAAACCGTGTCACCATGATATATGGTGTTTTCTTTGTGATGAACATCTTGCTGAAG GTTTACATGCTTCAAGTTTCAATTCGTTCTCTATATCTGCTGAAGGAAGAGCGAAAACCAGCCCGCACCAAGGAGGACAGCGCTGTGATG GTGAAACTGCCCTCTTATGATGAAGCTGTGAAGATGAAAGCTAAGGCCATGCCCCCTACTTATCAAGAGCCTTAA